A region from the Actinoplanes sp. OR16 genome encodes:
- a CDS encoding DUF2332 domain-containing protein has protein sequence MTIASTYAEFSAREAKGISPTYQRLALAISDDPQIMELLATVPPAKRQPNLLLGVVRLLGGPVEDPGAFHEFTVTNWPAIEANLLTRTTQTNEAGRCAVLLPLLARLPQPLALLEVGASAGLGLYPDRYTYQYGEHRLGDTGPVLTCDLTGIDPPTAKPEIVWRAGLDLNPLDIADHADVAWLEALIWPEHHHRRDRLQKAAAVAAEDPPAIIQGDLVDDLLTLARQAPPEATLVVFHTSVLYQVPPARRDAFTALVRTLPGHWISVEAPDVLDLGPLPDAPDATLHNVVALDGVPMAWARGHGQAMTWFATDNP, from the coding sequence GTGACGATCGCATCGACCTACGCCGAGTTCTCCGCCCGGGAGGCCAAGGGCATCTCGCCCACCTACCAGCGCCTCGCCCTGGCGATCTCCGACGACCCGCAGATCATGGAGCTGCTCGCCACCGTCCCCCCGGCGAAACGCCAGCCGAATCTGCTGCTCGGCGTGGTCCGGCTGCTCGGCGGCCCGGTCGAGGACCCCGGCGCGTTCCACGAGTTCACCGTCACGAACTGGCCGGCGATCGAAGCGAACCTGCTCACCCGCACCACCCAGACCAACGAGGCCGGCCGCTGCGCCGTGCTGCTGCCCCTGCTGGCCCGGCTCCCGCAGCCCCTCGCCCTGCTCGAAGTGGGCGCGTCCGCCGGCCTCGGCCTCTACCCGGACCGCTACACCTACCAGTACGGCGAGCACCGCCTCGGCGACACCGGCCCGGTCCTCACCTGCGACCTCACCGGCATCGACCCGCCCACCGCCAAACCGGAGATCGTCTGGCGGGCCGGGCTCGACCTCAACCCCCTCGACATCGCCGACCACGCCGACGTCGCCTGGCTGGAAGCACTGATCTGGCCCGAGCACCACCACCGCCGCGACCGCCTGCAGAAGGCCGCCGCGGTCGCCGCCGAGGACCCGCCCGCGATCATCCAGGGGGACCTCGTCGACGACCTGCTCACCCTGGCCCGGCAGGCGCCACCCGAGGCGACCCTCGTCGTCTTCCACACCTCCGTGCTCTACCAGGTGCCGCCGGCCCGCCGCGACGCCTTCACCGCCCTGGTCCGCACCCTGCCCGGCCATTGGATCTCGGTGGAGGCGCCCGACGTCCTCGATCTCGGCCCGCTGCCCGACGCCCCCGACGCCACCCTGCACAACGTGGTGGCTCTCGACGGCGTCCCGATGGCCTGGGCCCGCGGGCACGGCCAGGCCATGACCTGGTTCGCGACGGACAACCCCTGA
- a CDS encoding macro domain-containing protein → MESFAASVRMGFVIDVVGYGRRTAREKTDVQQRVAALVGELLRDQGLRLDETYHHGTGDGMVVFLPGEVEVHRALARLLRGAAEALAEDNQRYRDRMRLRMAAVIGPLGPAAIGFSGDAIVEAGRMVDSAPLREALSGGADLVVLISSPLYDYAVREGHAGLRAEEFRPVEVQAKEYRRRAWLWSGPVVSSPSAAFSYVLAGGRGPSCVIGIRPGRILRVHDADIWVNSENTDMEMARFNEFSISGIIRYHGARRDAAGHVVQDTIAGELAGAVGGHRPVAPGAAFVTGPGALAGTHAVRRIIHVAAVQGEPGAGFRQVRQVGACVANALALAERLAADDPGIRTILFPLLGAGMAGSSVPGTAAELVAAAVDHLESTPATHLTGIRFLAYRDTEQAALAEALSTHPALRPAS, encoded by the coding sequence ATGGAGTCGTTCGCCGCGTCCGTCCGGATGGGATTCGTGATCGACGTGGTGGGCTACGGCCGCCGCACCGCCCGGGAGAAGACCGACGTGCAGCAGCGGGTGGCGGCGCTCGTCGGTGAGCTGCTGCGGGATCAGGGGCTGCGCCTCGACGAGACCTATCATCACGGCACCGGTGACGGCATGGTGGTGTTCCTTCCCGGTGAGGTCGAGGTGCACCGGGCTCTGGCGCGGCTGCTGCGCGGTGCGGCGGAGGCGCTGGCCGAGGACAACCAGCGGTACCGGGATCGGATGCGGCTGCGGATGGCCGCGGTGATCGGCCCGCTCGGGCCGGCCGCGATCGGGTTCTCCGGTGACGCGATCGTGGAGGCCGGGCGGATGGTCGACAGCGCGCCGTTGCGGGAGGCGCTGTCCGGTGGCGCCGACCTGGTCGTGCTGATCTCGTCGCCGCTGTACGACTACGCGGTCCGGGAGGGTCATGCCGGTCTGCGGGCCGAGGAGTTCCGGCCGGTCGAGGTGCAGGCCAAGGAGTACCGGCGGCGGGCGTGGCTGTGGTCCGGGCCGGTGGTGTCCTCACCGTCGGCGGCGTTCTCGTACGTCCTGGCGGGCGGCCGGGGGCCGTCCTGCGTGATCGGGATCCGTCCGGGCCGGATCCTGCGGGTCCACGACGCCGACATCTGGGTGAACAGCGAGAACACCGACATGGAGATGGCCCGGTTCAACGAGTTCTCCATCTCCGGCATCATCCGGTATCACGGGGCGCGCCGGGACGCGGCCGGTCACGTCGTGCAGGACACCATCGCCGGTGAGCTGGCCGGCGCGGTCGGTGGTCACCGGCCGGTCGCGCCGGGCGCCGCGTTCGTCACCGGTCCGGGCGCGCTGGCCGGCACCCACGCGGTCCGCCGGATCATCCACGTGGCGGCGGTGCAGGGCGAGCCGGGCGCCGGGTTCCGCCAGGTGCGGCAGGTCGGCGCGTGCGTGGCGAACGCGCTGGCCCTGGCCGAGCGGCTGGCCGCCGACGACCCGGGGATCCGGACCATCCTGTTCCCGCTGCTGGGCGCGGGTATGGCCGGGTCGTCGGTGCCCGGCACCGCCGCCGAGCTGGTCGCCGCGGCCGTGGACCACCTGGAGTCGACGCCGGCCACCCACCTGACCGGCATCCGGTTCCTCGCCTACCGCGACACCGAGCAGGCGGCGCTGGCCGAGGCCCTCTCCACGCATCCGGCGCTGCGTCCGGCGTCCTGA
- a CDS encoding MerR family transcriptional regulator: MAEQLTVGRVAGLTGVSVRTLHHYDQIGLVRPSARTSAGHRAYAAADVQRLREVLAYRRLGFGLREIADLVDDPATDALAHLRRLRGLLLDQRDRAAAMVAAIDEELRVRAQGITTTPEEQLTMFLYDEIGAAYPATRRTEPRIAARVWEALGDARTVLNVGAGTGSYEPADREVTAVEPSAVMRALRGPGSAPCVAARAERLPFEDQSFDAAMAFSTVHHWQDPIAGLREMRRVARRVVVFTHDASDAGWRNRFWLIRDYLPETAGLVAGRPSAVQLAAAIGARLEPVLVPWDCADGFFEAYWRRPAAYLEERVRRAVSVWTRVGPEAERRAVARLREDLATGRWEQRNRELAGLDAAELGLRLLVA, from the coding sequence GTGGCAGAACAGCTGACCGTGGGGCGGGTGGCCGGGCTGACCGGCGTGAGCGTGCGCACCCTGCACCACTACGACCAGATCGGGCTCGTCCGGCCGTCGGCGCGCACGAGCGCCGGGCACCGGGCCTATGCGGCGGCCGATGTGCAGCGGCTGCGGGAGGTGCTCGCCTACCGGCGGCTCGGGTTCGGGCTGCGGGAGATCGCGGACCTGGTCGACGATCCGGCCACCGACGCGCTCGCCCATCTGCGCCGGCTGCGGGGGCTGCTGCTCGACCAGCGGGATCGCGCCGCCGCCATGGTGGCCGCGATCGACGAGGAGCTGCGGGTCCGCGCCCAGGGGATCACGACGACACCGGAGGAGCAGTTGACCATGTTTCTGTACGACGAGATCGGCGCTGCGTATCCGGCGACCCGCCGCACCGAACCGCGGATCGCCGCCCGGGTGTGGGAGGCGCTCGGTGACGCCCGCACGGTGCTGAACGTGGGGGCGGGCACCGGTTCCTACGAGCCCGCCGACCGGGAGGTGACCGCTGTGGAGCCGTCGGCGGTGATGCGGGCGCTGCGCGGGCCGGGGTCGGCGCCGTGCGTGGCGGCCCGGGCGGAGCGCCTGCCGTTCGAGGATCAGTCGTTCGACGCGGCGATGGCGTTCAGCACCGTGCATCACTGGCAGGATCCGATCGCCGGGCTGCGGGAGATGCGGCGGGTGGCCCGGCGGGTGGTGGTGTTCACCCATGACGCCAGCGACGCCGGGTGGCGCAACCGGTTCTGGCTGATCCGTGACTATCTGCCGGAGACGGCCGGCCTGGTCGCCGGGCGGCCGTCGGCGGTGCAGCTGGCCGCGGCGATCGGGGCGCGGCTCGAGCCGGTGCTGGTCCCGTGGGACTGCGCCGACGGGTTCTTCGAGGCGTACTGGCGGCGGCCGGCCGCCTACCTGGAGGAGCGGGTGCGCCGGGCGGTGTCGGTGTGGACGCGGGTCGGCCCGGAGGCGGAGCGGCGGGCGGTGGCGCGGCTGCGGGAGGACCTGGCGACCGGGCGGTGGGAGCAACGCAACCGGGAACTGGCCGGCCTGGACGCCGCCGAGCTGGGGTTGCGGCTGCTCGTGGCCTGA
- a CDS encoding tyrosine-type recombinase/integrase, with protein MTDDLVMAAPIPAPAIPAPQLTRLAELTTMWLSRQRSVHTRTAYRRDLWQWGDWCAATGRNPLTARPADLDAWIVEQRVSGARGRPAAESTIARRLSAVASWYDYLVVNTAADPEPLVRHNPAQAAARPRIDPDDSSTVGLDRPQADRLLAQARADSPASHALILLLLVAGLRVGSAIGARITDLGADRGHRVLNLTVKGGRRRRVPLPPALSYALDEMLAERGTPADGPLFLTPTGLPIYELYVHRLIRRLARHAGLASAATLSPHSLRHTAITEILDATGGDLRRAQDFAGHADPRTTRRYDRRRDQLDNHGAYLLAGRFGDTRDDD; from the coding sequence GTGACAGACGACCTCGTGATGGCCGCGCCGATCCCGGCACCGGCGATCCCGGCCCCGCAGCTGACCCGCCTCGCGGAACTGACCACCATGTGGCTGAGCCGGCAGCGGTCCGTCCACACCCGCACCGCCTACCGGCGCGATCTGTGGCAGTGGGGTGACTGGTGCGCGGCCACCGGCCGCAACCCGCTGACCGCCCGCCCCGCCGACCTGGACGCGTGGATCGTGGAGCAGCGCGTGTCCGGCGCCCGCGGCCGGCCCGCCGCCGAGTCCACGATCGCCCGCCGGCTGTCCGCCGTCGCATCGTGGTACGACTACCTGGTCGTGAACACCGCCGCCGACCCGGAACCACTGGTCCGGCACAACCCGGCGCAGGCCGCCGCCCGCCCCCGCATCGACCCGGACGACAGCAGCACCGTCGGCCTCGACCGCCCGCAAGCCGACCGGCTGCTCGCCCAGGCCCGCGCCGACTCGCCGGCCAGCCACGCGCTGATCCTGCTGCTGCTCGTCGCCGGCCTGCGCGTCGGCTCGGCGATCGGCGCCCGGATCACCGACCTCGGCGCCGACCGCGGCCACCGGGTGCTGAACCTGACGGTCAAGGGCGGCCGCCGCCGCCGGGTGCCGCTGCCGCCGGCGCTGTCCTACGCGCTCGACGAGATGCTCGCCGAGCGCGGCACCCCCGCCGACGGCCCGCTCTTCCTCACCCCGACCGGCCTGCCGATCTACGAGCTGTACGTGCACCGCCTGATCCGCCGCCTGGCCCGCCACGCCGGACTCGCGTCGGCGGCCACGCTGAGCCCGCACTCGCTGCGGCACACCGCGATCACCGAGATCCTCGACGCCACCGGCGGCGACCTGCGCCGCGCCCAGGACTTCGCCGGGCACGCCGACCCGCGCACCACCCGCCGCTACGACCGGCGCCGCGACCAGCTCGACAACCACGGCGCCTACCTGCTCGCCGGCCGCTTCGGCGACACCCGCGACGACGACTGA
- a CDS encoding dynamin family protein, whose product MVTQRPRWPLTESVIQVAERAVASRDAGLSAAGSATLRRLRRPLGVAVVGRVSAGKSTLVNAVLGTAVSPTAGNECTRVVYVFAYGGWTGAMAHPRDPALPARPLPFTGSRLSDALPYPAAAIERVDVTLTVPILERATVFDTPGLESTNRENSAVTERMLGDTMDAAVAADALLFCVNGPIKEDEETAVRTFRTGRSKVRMAGGSAVAVLTKADEMGEDRRLTLKAAESLAERMSRTHADIFGGVFPVVGLLAEAATTGALRARHAAALAELAAAWTVDDAGTALQKDVLFYEMPGPVDTARRRELMAMLGRFGVGELLEVLRTSPRADAGALTAAAREASGYDQMERRLRMTLGSRADVMKAGAALHELMDCALVAGDDDVYAAAQQLLDRPEMFPLQLLDVSRQLASGRVTPPPGLAEHAWIAVTVGLSPVRAKEAAAHVAQWRHWASLTDTAGRSVARVMIRAWQLAADAGRRSWR is encoded by the coding sequence ATGGTCACCCAGCGTCCGCGGTGGCCGCTGACCGAATCCGTCATCCAGGTCGCCGAACGCGCCGTCGCCTCCCGCGACGCCGGCCTGTCGGCGGCCGGATCCGCCACCCTGCGCCGGCTGCGCCGCCCGCTCGGCGTCGCCGTCGTCGGCCGCGTGTCGGCCGGCAAGTCCACGCTGGTCAACGCGGTGCTCGGCACGGCCGTCTCGCCGACGGCCGGCAACGAGTGCACCCGGGTCGTCTACGTGTTCGCGTACGGCGGATGGACCGGTGCGATGGCACACCCGCGCGACCCGGCGCTGCCGGCCAGGCCGCTGCCGTTCACCGGCAGCCGGCTCTCCGACGCGCTGCCGTACCCGGCCGCGGCCATCGAACGCGTCGACGTCACGCTGACCGTGCCCATCCTGGAACGCGCCACCGTCTTCGACACCCCCGGCCTGGAGTCGACGAACCGGGAGAACTCCGCGGTCACCGAGCGGATGCTCGGCGACACGATGGACGCCGCGGTGGCCGCCGACGCGCTGCTGTTCTGCGTGAACGGGCCGATCAAGGAGGACGAGGAGACGGCGGTGCGGACGTTCCGTACCGGGCGCAGCAAGGTCCGGATGGCCGGCGGATCCGCGGTCGCGGTGCTGACCAAGGCCGACGAGATGGGCGAGGACCGCCGGCTGACGCTGAAGGCCGCCGAGTCGCTGGCCGAGCGGATGTCGCGCACCCACGCCGACATCTTCGGCGGCGTGTTCCCGGTGGTGGGGCTGCTCGCCGAGGCCGCGACGACCGGCGCGCTGCGGGCCCGGCACGCCGCGGCCCTGGCCGAGCTGGCGGCGGCGTGGACCGTCGACGACGCCGGCACGGCCCTGCAGAAGGACGTGCTGTTCTACGAGATGCCGGGACCGGTCGACACCGCCCGGCGCCGCGAGCTGATGGCGATGCTCGGCCGGTTCGGCGTCGGCGAGCTCCTGGAGGTGCTGCGGACCAGCCCGCGCGCCGACGCCGGGGCGCTGACCGCGGCGGCCCGGGAAGCCTCCGGGTACGACCAGATGGAACGCCGGCTGCGGATGACCCTGGGGTCCCGCGCCGACGTGATGAAGGCCGGGGCCGCCCTGCACGAGCTGATGGACTGCGCCCTCGTCGCCGGCGACGACGACGTGTACGCGGCCGCCCAGCAGCTGCTCGACCGCCCGGAGATGTTCCCGCTGCAGCTGCTGGACGTGTCCCGGCAACTGGCGTCGGGGCGGGTCACACCACCGCCGGGGCTGGCCGAGCACGCGTGGATCGCGGTCACCGTCGGGTTGTCACCGGTACGGGCCAAGGAGGCGGCCGCGCATGTGGCGCAGTGGCGGCACTGGGCGTCGCTGACCGATACGGCCGGCCGCTCCGTCGCCCGGGTGATGATCCGGGCGTGGCAGCTGGCCGCCGATGCGGGACGGAGGTCCTGGCGATGA
- the grpE gene encoding nucleotide exchange factor GrpE, whose product MRHALLRWRRRAALVAVAVIGAGAAYLLVMLLTPQPDRAGDTAREVLAAAQRQEYTSIPRLLPDHGWADLTVDAGTIRFRAGETRQVLGAGTVPAGSPLTVLGAAGDGSGMSVVVAIPATGSPRLAASAAAAAVLLTALAVTMLAGAPPAAAGTGPARTGRGSPPVDSAAGEDRRVAQQRSAMIRGLAELVPQMPDAIAWQATAILQDAGVSEVRPDGARFDPALHHAVGTERAPDPRAAGVIARTVRPGYTDGRHVVVHPRVVVYDDQGATP is encoded by the coding sequence ATGAGGCACGCACTGCTGCGGTGGCGGCGCCGGGCCGCGCTGGTCGCGGTCGCGGTGATCGGGGCGGGCGCCGCGTACCTGCTGGTGATGTTGCTGACGCCACAGCCGGACCGGGCCGGGGACACCGCCCGTGAGGTCCTCGCGGCCGCGCAGCGCCAGGAGTACACCAGCATTCCGCGGCTGCTACCGGACCACGGCTGGGCGGACCTGACCGTCGACGCCGGGACGATCCGGTTCCGGGCCGGGGAGACCCGGCAGGTGCTGGGCGCCGGCACGGTTCCGGCGGGCAGCCCGCTGACCGTGCTCGGCGCGGCCGGTGACGGCTCCGGCATGTCCGTGGTGGTGGCGATCCCGGCGACCGGCAGCCCCCGCCTGGCCGCGTCGGCGGCGGCAGCGGCCGTGCTGCTCACCGCGCTGGCCGTGACGATGCTGGCCGGCGCCCCGCCGGCCGCCGCCGGGACCGGCCCGGCGCGCACCGGCCGCGGCTCACCGCCGGTCGACAGCGCAGCGGGTGAGGACCGGCGGGTGGCGCAGCAGCGGTCCGCGATGATCCGCGGCCTGGCGGAGCTGGTGCCGCAGATGCCGGACGCGATCGCCTGGCAGGCCACCGCGATCCTGCAGGACGCCGGGGTCAGCGAGGTCCGGCCGGACGGTGCCCGGTTCGACCCGGCGCTGCATCATGCGGTCGGCACCGAGCGGGCCCCCGACCCGCGCGCCGCCGGGGTGATCGCCCGCACGGTGCGGCCCGGGTACACCGACGGCCGGCACGTCGTCGTGCATCCCCGCGTCGTCGTCTACGACGATCAGGGCGCGACGCCATGA
- a CDS encoding dynamin family protein has protein sequence MTGIDGLREELADCRGRVYAEAARHGWQDAADLLDTATTADGGLRVVVAGETKRGKSRLINSIVGRPGLSPVGVDVTTACWVEFSGGDRDEADVLLADPAVPAQPVRRPIEVYEVEHYVSLDQVTAPVLGVQVRLPSPALDGLVLVDTPGVGGLHAGHSRITLAALGRADALLFVCDASQPILAPEIAFLCEAAQRITAITVAVTKSDLTGSDVVVEETRRRVAAQPGLAGVPVIDVSAALAENAADVENPALARRLVELSGMAALTAALRRQAAADSAALRLANAAQRTATVARLLLDRARRWLVEADASLASERELTDRMIGVRDLLADRDRLRAMVQQHLARLGEEPAEDFRDRAAVLGDRFRTEAERGPAAQLSTLAPRLAADLTAAGSAALQDAAEQTRQVMRQLIDAAGGGAYPGTLAGPAALELGLTLPELSRPQVSSALAHAAGIFPTLSGLVGGSAAVVAVLTGPGVIAACIAVAACAGWWKVWGENEEQRRAELGAWITAAQDEATTSFAREMRRRIREARGYAETALTELLTAEQAELTALRSQLAALRVAGDRARAEAARRYEDVDRTLRPLTARTDALLRQLSGPFEERSTGS, from the coding sequence ATGACCGGCATCGACGGCCTGCGCGAGGAGCTGGCCGACTGCCGCGGCCGGGTGTACGCCGAAGCGGCCCGGCACGGCTGGCAGGACGCCGCGGACCTGCTGGACACCGCCACCACCGCCGACGGCGGCCTGCGCGTGGTGGTGGCCGGCGAGACGAAACGCGGCAAGTCCCGGCTGATCAACAGCATCGTGGGGCGGCCCGGGCTGAGCCCGGTCGGTGTGGACGTCACCACCGCCTGCTGGGTGGAGTTCAGCGGCGGCGACCGCGACGAGGCGGACGTGCTGCTGGCCGATCCCGCGGTGCCCGCGCAGCCGGTGCGCCGGCCCATCGAGGTGTACGAGGTGGAGCACTACGTGTCCCTCGACCAGGTCACCGCCCCGGTGCTCGGCGTGCAGGTACGCCTGCCGTCACCGGCCCTGGACGGCCTGGTCCTGGTGGACACCCCGGGGGTCGGCGGCCTGCACGCCGGGCACTCCCGGATCACCCTGGCCGCGCTGGGCCGCGCCGACGCGCTGCTGTTCGTCTGTGACGCGTCGCAGCCGATCCTGGCCCCGGAGATCGCGTTCCTGTGCGAGGCCGCGCAGCGGATCACCGCGATCACCGTCGCCGTCACCAAGTCCGACCTGACCGGCTCCGATGTGGTCGTCGAGGAGACCCGTAGGCGGGTCGCGGCGCAGCCCGGGCTGGCCGGGGTGCCGGTCATCGACGTGTCGGCGGCGCTGGCCGAGAACGCCGCCGACGTGGAGAACCCGGCGCTCGCCCGGCGCCTGGTCGAACTGTCCGGGATGGCCGCGCTGACCGCGGCGCTGCGCCGGCAGGCCGCGGCGGACAGTGCCGCGCTGCGGCTGGCGAACGCGGCGCAGCGCACCGCGACGGTGGCGCGGCTGCTGCTGGACCGGGCCCGGCGCTGGCTGGTGGAGGCGGACGCGAGCCTGGCCTCCGAGCGGGAGCTGACCGACCGCATGATCGGGGTGCGGGACCTGCTCGCCGACCGGGACCGGCTGCGCGCGATGGTGCAGCAGCATCTGGCCCGGCTCGGCGAGGAACCGGCCGAGGACTTCCGGGACCGGGCGGCGGTGCTCGGCGACCGGTTCCGCACCGAGGCCGAACGCGGTCCGGCCGCGCAGCTGAGCACGCTCGCGCCCCGGCTGGCCGCGGACCTGACCGCCGCCGGGTCGGCCGCGCTGCAGGACGCCGCCGAGCAGACCCGGCAGGTGATGCGGCAGCTGATCGACGCGGCGGGCGGCGGCGCGTACCCGGGCACCCTCGCCGGGCCGGCGGCGCTGGAGCTGGGACTGACCCTGCCGGAGCTGTCGCGCCCGCAGGTCAGCTCGGCGCTGGCCCACGCCGCCGGGATCTTCCCGACGCTGTCCGGGCTGGTCGGCGGGTCCGCGGCGGTGGTGGCGGTGCTGACCGGGCCGGGCGTGATCGCCGCGTGCATCGCGGTGGCCGCCTGCGCGGGCTGGTGGAAGGTGTGGGGCGAGAACGAGGAGCAGCGCCGCGCCGAGCTGGGCGCGTGGATCACCGCGGCGCAGGACGAGGCGACCACCTCGTTCGCCCGGGAGATGCGCCGCCGCATCCGCGAGGCCCGGGGGTACGCCGAGACCGCCCTGACCGAGCTGCTCACCGCCGAACAGGCGGAGCTGACCGCGTTGCGGTCGCAGCTGGCCGCCCTGCGGGTGGCCGGTGACCGGGCCAGGGCCGAGGCGGCCCGCCGGTACGAGGACGTGGACCGCACCCTGCGGCCGCTGACCGCCCGGACCGATGCCCTGCTGCGGCAGCTGTCCGGCCCGTTCGAGGAGAGGAGCACCGGATCATGA
- a CDS encoding Hsp70 family protein, translated as MNPWVLAIDFGTTNTVASVGDDSGVRTLNVDGRPVMPSAVFLERVDRPGSPDSWTVGEPAVHLARRRLDQFEANPKKCVAAGSIFLGGRDVPVTDAIAALLHPFVEEAASQFPRQAPAVVLLTHPASWAAPRVEILRQALRAAAEKRRWPEPVTLPEPVAAAQRTLGVPDVPAHVRLVVLDFGGGTVDVSVVDRRASTVTVVGRPAGLDSLGGEDFDLRLAEWMCEEVGHPGLFQRMSASSDPDQRERAVELRAHARTVKEELSKRTVVHGQVYRSPPELPETVPVQVSRDQLEQLINGGPGHRPGLTEAVGLVDRAMREAPPGPPFGGVFLVGGSSRISRLGVLVIERTGRPPIQHGDPTIAVSYGAAEFCLRHVREQAPASAQARSQAQPAPPPVSVPPAAPPPPADPPPVPVPGPGFAAAPRRRGRGRTVTVLAALAVLLGGVGVAAYAANREEPYICSDGTEVSDSYYCPSTTEGSLTGTVDPTDTATAEPTETAATVEPAETETTTTGASGLAGCDLSESGCTSSVISDSGVVWPAIAATSSCDVVDGFYDAGVDRRTTWCTGSSGAKYGLVWRSSSAGYPAVAELYANWIGVSLDPFTLLGSGDVLGAWAQGSVVANDGTPRYVCVAEYEDYPVAMVIDGPDDGTVSDECTSALFNERSDMAALDW; from the coding sequence ATGAACCCGTGGGTGCTCGCCATCGATTTCGGCACCACGAACACCGTCGCCTCGGTGGGCGACGACTCCGGGGTGCGCACGCTCAACGTGGACGGCCGTCCGGTGATGCCGTCCGCGGTCTTCCTGGAACGCGTGGACCGGCCCGGGTCGCCGGATTCGTGGACCGTCGGCGAACCGGCCGTGCACCTGGCCCGGCGCCGGCTGGACCAGTTCGAGGCGAACCCGAAGAAGTGCGTGGCGGCCGGCAGCATCTTCCTCGGCGGCCGGGACGTGCCGGTCACCGACGCGATCGCCGCGCTGCTGCACCCGTTCGTGGAGGAGGCGGCCAGTCAGTTCCCGCGGCAGGCGCCGGCGGTGGTGCTGCTGACGCATCCGGCGTCGTGGGCGGCGCCCCGGGTGGAGATCCTGCGGCAGGCGTTGCGGGCCGCCGCGGAGAAACGCCGCTGGCCGGAGCCGGTCACGCTGCCGGAGCCGGTGGCGGCGGCCCAGCGTACGTTGGGCGTCCCGGACGTGCCCGCTCACGTCCGGCTGGTGGTGCTGGACTTCGGCGGCGGCACCGTGGACGTGTCGGTGGTGGACCGGCGCGCCAGCACGGTGACCGTGGTGGGCCGCCCGGCCGGTCTGGATTCGCTCGGCGGCGAGGACTTCGATCTGCGGCTCGCCGAGTGGATGTGCGAGGAGGTCGGCCATCCGGGGCTGTTCCAGCGGATGTCGGCGTCGTCCGATCCGGATCAGCGGGAACGGGCCGTGGAGTTGCGGGCGCACGCCCGCACCGTCAAGGAGGAGCTGTCGAAGCGCACCGTGGTGCACGGCCAGGTCTACCGGTCGCCGCCGGAACTGCCGGAGACGGTGCCGGTGCAGGTGAGCCGGGACCAGCTGGAACAGCTGATCAACGGTGGCCCGGGCCACCGGCCGGGGCTGACCGAGGCGGTCGGCCTGGTCGACCGGGCGATGCGGGAGGCGCCGCCGGGGCCGCCGTTCGGCGGGGTGTTCCTGGTCGGCGGCTCGTCGCGGATCAGCCGCCTCGGCGTCCTCGTGATCGAGAGGACGGGTCGGCCGCCGATCCAGCACGGCGACCCGACGATCGCGGTGTCGTACGGCGCCGCCGAGTTCTGCCTGCGCCACGTCCGCGAGCAGGCCCCCGCGTCGGCGCAGGCCCGATCGCAGGCGCAGCCGGCGCCGCCGCCGGTCTCGGTGCCACCGGCAGCACCGCCGCCCCCGGCAGATCCGCCGCCGGTTCCGGTGCCGGGTCCCGGATTCGCGGCGGCGCCGCGGCGGCGTGGCCGGGGCCGCACGGTCACCGTCCTGGCGGCGCTCGCGGTGCTGCTCGGCGGGGTCGGGGTGGCGGCGTACGCGGCCAACCGGGAGGAGCCGTACATCTGCTCGGACGGCACCGAGGTCAGCGACTCCTACTACTGCCCGTCGACGACGGAGGGGAGCCTGACCGGCACCGTCGATCCCACCGACACGGCGACCGCCGAACCGACCGAGACGGCCGCGACGGTCGAGCCTGCGGAGACCGAGACGACCACGACCGGTGCGAGCGGGCTGGCCGGCTGCGACCTGTCGGAGAGCGGCTGCACCTCGTCGGTGATCTCGGACAGCGGCGTGGTCTGGCCGGCGATCGCCGCGACCAGCTCCTGCGATGTCGTCGACGGCTTCTACGACGCCGGCGTCGACCGGCGCACCACCTGGTGCACCGGCTCGTCGGGCGCGAAGTACGGCCTGGTGTGGCGGTCGTCGTCGGCCGGCTATCCGGCGGTGGCCGAGCTGTACGCGAACTGGATCGGCGTCTCCCTGGACCCGTTCACCCTGCTCGGCAGCGGTGACGTGCTGGGCGCGTGGGCGCAGGGGTCGGTGGTGGCGAACGACGGCACCCCGCGGTACGTGTGTGTCGCCGAGTACGAGGACTACCCGGTGGCCATGGTGATCGACGGGCCGGACGACGGCACGGTCAGCGACGAGTGCACGTCGGCGCTGTTCAATGAACGCTCCGACATGGCGGCCCTGGATTGGTGA